In one window of Pseudomonas chlororaphis subsp. chlororaphis DNA:
- a CDS encoding tail assembly protein — translation MSNTAAHYAPRTEIKLLGRMWRGLEKVHYRTLDNGTAVEVFKALEVTVSGFKEEVVRLSNLGMRFAIFRNGKNVGEKEFSLSGTRELKIVPVITGSKRAGLLQTIVGAVMIVAGVVISGMSFGAASPIGGALIAGGIGTVAGGVIQMLSPQQGGLSQSASPENLPSYAFGSAKNTTASGNPVPICIGERRWGGMIISASIYAEDKV, via the coding sequence ATGTCAAATACGGCAGCGCATTACGCGCCTCGGACAGAAATCAAATTACTTGGGCGTATGTGGCGTGGTCTTGAGAAGGTCCATTACCGCACTCTAGACAATGGCACCGCAGTTGAAGTGTTCAAGGCCTTGGAGGTCACTGTTTCTGGCTTCAAGGAGGAGGTGGTTAGGCTTTCTAATCTCGGAATGCGATTTGCCATCTTTCGTAACGGCAAGAACGTTGGAGAAAAAGAGTTCAGCCTAAGTGGTACGAGGGAGCTGAAGATAGTTCCGGTTATTACAGGCAGCAAGCGCGCAGGACTTCTGCAAACTATTGTTGGCGCCGTGATGATTGTCGCTGGCGTAGTGATCAGCGGGATGTCTTTTGGCGCAGCATCCCCAATTGGCGGGGCGTTGATCGCCGGCGGTATAGGAACAGTCGCCGGTGGCGTGATCCAGATGCTCAGCCCGCAACAGGGAGGCTTATCGCAGAGCGCATCCCCCGAAAACCTGCCCTCATACGCCTTCGGCAGCGCCAAGAACACAACCGCCAGCGGCAACCCTGTCCCGATCTGCATAGGTGAGCGCCGGTGGGGCGGGATGATCATTTCTGCATCGATCTACGCGGAGGATAAAGTGTGA
- a CDS encoding P63C domain-containing protein, with amino-acid sequence MLEPKGKAAGGAARAKALSPSERSEIAKKAAEARWGSPKALYVGQLSIGELSIDCAVLPDGTRVLSQRGVGRALGRGYGGNDFRKKEDDSAGGKLPFFMNPKALLPFISNDLMALVSAPLEYRHGQGGGVAHGINATALPQVCEVWLKARDAGELSETQKKVAAKAEIIMRGLAHVGITALVDEATGYQEVRDKQALQAILDQFLRKELAAWAKRFPDEFYNQMFRLKGWQRKDLSSPSRRPGAAGMYTNDIVYERLAPGIVQELEMRNPKDAKGNRKGKHHQLLTEDVGHPALAQHVHALIALMRASTSWDQFMLMLNTAFPKKNDTLLLDLQPQKT; translated from the coding sequence ATGTTGGAGCCAAAGGGGAAAGCCGCAGGTGGCGCAGCTCGAGCAAAAGCTTTATCGCCGAGCGAACGCTCTGAAATTGCCAAGAAAGCTGCAGAGGCCCGCTGGGGTTCCCCAAAGGCTCTGTACGTTGGGCAGTTGAGTATCGGCGAGTTAAGTATTGACTGCGCCGTGCTGCCAGATGGGACTCGGGTGCTTTCTCAGCGTGGTGTCGGGCGCGCACTAGGAAGGGGCTACGGCGGTAATGACTTCAGGAAAAAAGAGGACGATTCTGCTGGTGGAAAACTTCCGTTTTTCATGAATCCAAAGGCTCTTTTACCCTTTATTTCCAATGACTTGATGGCGCTGGTGTCTGCCCCTCTTGAGTACCGGCACGGTCAGGGAGGTGGTGTTGCTCATGGCATAAATGCAACCGCACTACCCCAAGTTTGCGAAGTATGGCTGAAGGCCCGGGATGCTGGGGAGTTGTCGGAAACTCAGAAAAAAGTAGCGGCCAAAGCTGAGATCATAATGCGGGGTTTGGCCCATGTAGGTATTACCGCTCTGGTCGATGAGGCTACCGGCTACCAGGAGGTTAGGGACAAGCAGGCCCTTCAAGCAATTCTCGATCAGTTTCTGAGGAAAGAACTGGCTGCATGGGCGAAACGTTTTCCTGACGAGTTCTACAATCAGATGTTTCGGCTCAAAGGATGGCAGCGGAAAGATTTGAGTTCGCCATCAAGGCGGCCCGGAGCAGCCGGGATGTACACCAATGACATTGTTTATGAGCGCCTCGCTCCCGGCATTGTTCAGGAGCTTGAAATGCGAAACCCGAAGGATGCCAAAGGCAATCGCAAGGGCAAGCATCACCAGTTACTCACTGAGGATGTGGGGCATCCGGCATTGGCTCAGCATGTACACGCGCTCATCGCCTTGATGCGCGCATCGACATCTTGGGACCAGTTCATGCTCATGCTGAATACTGCATTCCCCAAGAAAAACGATACGCTTCTGCTGGACCTGCAACCGCAAAAAACATGA